In the genome of Arachis stenosperma cultivar V10309 chromosome 6, arast.V10309.gnm1.PFL2, whole genome shotgun sequence, the window aaaacctcaaaacaactaccccaacctcaaccagtaccaatccaataaccaacccaTTAACCAAAATGCCCACCATCCACTACCCACAGCTCACAACCCACCACAAGCACCACCTGAATCCCAAAGACTCACAAACCTGGAGACCTTGATGGACAAAATGATGAAATACCAGGAAATGACAATCAAAAACCATGAGGCTTCCATGAAGAGCCTAGAGAGGCAAATCGGGCAAATCTCCAAGCAAATTTctgttgagagaccttcaagctcactgcccagtgacacaatcccaaatcccaaggaggaatgcaaggcaatacaattaaggagtgggagaacattgatgagcaacaatgacactaCAAAGAAGCAAGCAGAAAGCATCAAAGAACCAACAGAGGACAAAAAGCAAACAAAGGCAGATGAAGCCAAGGATCAAGAGGTGATGCCAAACAAAAGCACTGAAAAACTTAAAGAGAAGGGCAACCAACAAAGTCAACAGCAAGTAGGGAAAAGCATCACAACTCGACTGCCTTATCCCCAGAGGTtcaacaaggaagttaaggaccagcatttccacaagttccttgagaccttcaagaagctggaaatcaatatccccttagctgaagcacttgagcaaatgcctttgtatgccaaatttttaaaggagcttatcaacaagaaaagaagttggctTGAGAGGGAAACCGTATtactcactgaagaatgcaagGCCTCGATTCAAAAAGGGCTTCCTCCTAAGCTTGAGGACCCAGGGAGCTTCTTGTTGCCTTGCACCATTGGGAATTTGACCATCACTAAAGCAATGTGCGATCtcggagcaagtattaatttgATACCATCTTCCCTGGTGACAAAGCTGCATATAGAGGAGGTCAAACCAATACAAATATCTCTGGAGCTGGTAGGTAAGTCAATGGTATACCCCAGGGGCGTAATTGAAAATCTTTTGGTCAAGGTGGATAGTTTTATATACCCTGCTGATTTTGTGGTTCTGGATTCAAATGAGGATGATGGTGACTCGGTTATactgggaaggccattcttggccactgctagagctaTCATAGATGTAGAGGAAGGGGAATTAACTCTCAAGATGCATGATCAGAGTGTCACTTTAAAGGTATTACCAGAGGCACAATTTAGCAAGGAGAAGAAAGACTATATGAAAAGTGACAAGGGAGAATCACAGTTGAAGGAAGAAAATGACAAGGAGAGTCACAGCAACATCCCAAAGATAAGAGTTGTGCAGACTGGTGAAGGAGCCCAAGAGGATATTGGAGTATTAGCCACTGAGAAGAGAGGTCCCCAAGGGAAACCTACGGCCAGAAAAGAAAGGTCAACAAAAGGAAAGATGAAACgcagaaacaaaacaaaaaggggTTGGAAGAACAGGAAGATCCCAACAGAGGGgctttccaaaggtgacaaagtgCAACTGATATATTAACAGTTGGGGACAAACCAACAAACTGAGGACTACTACACTGTCAGCAACATACTCTCATTAGAGCATGCGGAAATTGAGCACCAGAGAACAAAGAAGAGGATCACAGTCAGGGGAGACAAATTGAGGCTCTACaagcaccaaccaccataaaagaaagcttcaatgtcaagctaatgacaataaaagagcgctccatgggaggcaacccatgatttaagatttatgtcattttaaattcaataagttatgatcatttgagcATGAATTCTTGTCTCTTTTCATGAACATGTCCATTGACTGCATGCACTGTTTTGAAACATATGCTgggaattctaagtttggtgtgccttcaAGCACACTAAACCAATGTACAAATAATTCTGTTTTACATGCTTAAAGTATCTTAACAAAGCATATggccaaacactaagtttggtgtacacATAGGTTCATGAAAATTGGAAATTcatgcatcaataatcatacaattgttattctccaaaatcttatAAATGAAAAAATTCTTTTTCGGTAATGAAGGCATCAATTGTGATGTACCCTTTGACaagaaacaagtttggtgttcatcaAACTTTGATGCACCGATTTAGGGACGCAATTGATTCTTcatgaaaaaaaaggaaaaaaaaagtatgaTGAAAACAATTCTTATAAACATTTAActaagtgtgacattgagattTCACTAATTGGAGGAAGGGGCACAAATTTCTTATtgaccaaacattaagtttggtgtcctccaaGGAAAGTCACGGTTTAATAGAATATAGGGATTGATGATTAGTATAATGTTAATTAAAGAAACACTCTAGCCACGGTTGGATAAGCTAATGTATGTTGTCTTGTTGTGATGATTAGGTAGTCAAAGAATCTTCAATGAAAGAGACAAGACAAAGGAAAGCATAGCATGAGGACAAAATCTCATCACATCAAAAAGAGAATCTGCCACTCCATGAGATGATCACGGCAAAGACAATTTGGGGAAGCAAGCTTTGTCTTCATTCATCCTTACATGCACACTTTTGATTCACATAGTATCTAATTGCATCCTAGCCTTTCATTGTTCATTTAAATAACATACCACCTTCAAGCCATGCACATGACCGAATCCTTGCACTCAAACCTTTTAAACTTCATTCCCTTCATCACT includes:
- the LOC130934019 gene encoding uncharacterized protein LOC130934019; translation: MVYPRGVIENLLVKVDSFIYPADFVVLDSNEDDGDSVILGRPFLATARAIIDVEEGELTLKMHDQSVTLKVLPEAQFSKEKKDYMKSDKGESQLKEENDKESHSNIPKIRVVQTGEGAQEDIGVLATEKRGPQGKPTARKERSTKGKMKRRNKTKRGWKNRKIPTEGLSKGDKVQLIY